A genomic stretch from uncultured Cohaesibacter sp. includes:
- a CDS encoding toprim domain-containing protein, translating to MTSFDDWKEEARAVPVLKAAQMCGAKLVRAGGEYKGPCPMGCSSHDGFIVTPAKNLFLCRKGDVSGDAIALVMHAMGYDFIKACAFLTGRPAPNGREGQIDPAAVRKAAARREQAEQEQQRQNELSARKCASKRQSAYGLWKQALPIKATMAEAYAVRRHIGAAGSIPSLRFHPEVYNEDIRRTCPALLGLVIGPDKGFCGVWRIFLKEGGLKADVPQVKKGLGSAKGGAVWIASQEEALAPVWGICEGIETALSVRQLFGLPVFAALSTSGVAGFKVPPHVTHLVIYPDGDVPTQRKQGGWNAPPGMHAAAKLAARLRQEHLSHCIEQPPRDGDWNDILVTAQEKQLV from the coding sequence ATGACCTCGTTTGACGACTGGAAAGAGGAAGCGCGGGCTGTGCCAGTCCTGAAGGCAGCGCAGATGTGCGGGGCAAAGCTGGTGCGGGCTGGGGGCGAGTATAAGGGACCATGCCCGATGGGATGCTCCAGCCATGACGGCTTTATTGTGACCCCTGCAAAGAACCTGTTCCTGTGTCGCAAGGGCGATGTGAGCGGGGATGCCATTGCGCTGGTGATGCATGCCATGGGCTATGACTTCATCAAGGCATGTGCCTTCCTGACTGGCAGGCCAGCACCGAATGGACGCGAGGGGCAGATTGATCCTGCAGCAGTCCGGAAAGCGGCTGCAAGACGGGAACAGGCTGAGCAGGAGCAGCAAAGACAGAATGAACTGTCTGCGCGTAAATGTGCATCCAAACGCCAGTCTGCTTATGGTCTCTGGAAACAGGCCCTTCCGATCAAGGCAACTATGGCCGAAGCCTATGCAGTCCGCCGACATATTGGCGCTGCTGGCTCTATCCCGAGCCTTCGCTTCCATCCAGAGGTCTATAACGAGGATATCAGACGGACCTGTCCTGCTTTGCTCGGTCTGGTGATCGGTCCGGACAAGGGCTTTTGTGGTGTCTGGCGGATCTTCCTCAAAGAGGGCGGTCTGAAGGCCGATGTGCCTCAGGTCAAGAAGGGGCTTGGCAGTGCAAAAGGCGGTGCTGTCTGGATTGCCAGTCAAGAGGAAGCTCTTGCTCCTGTCTGGGGGATCTGTGAGGGGATCGAGACAGCCCTCTCTGTGCGCCAGCTGTTCGGCTTGCCGGTCTTTGCTGCTCTCTCTACCTCTGGCGTTGCAGGCTTCAAGGTGCCTCCGCATGTCACCCATCTGGTGATCTATCCGGACGGGGATGTGCCGACACAGCGCAAACAGGGCGGATGGAATGCGCCTCCCGGTATGCATGCTGCCGCAAAGCTGGCTGCCCGCCTCAGACAGGAGCATCTCTCCCATTGCATCGAACAGCCCCCAAGGGACGGGGACTGGAATGATATCCTCGTCACCGCGCAGGAGAAGCAGCTTGTCTGA
- a CDS encoding DnaB-like helicase C-terminal domain-containing protein, which produces MSDHDTRMLEEALIGALLNDSLQYYAISAGLKPECFSDPLLGEVYGVIASLLEQGKGLDVNLVCHGIKTPPKGFSLSAALLRFAKDTGGGSFIEDYAGEIIEGHRLRKLDAAAAKIATMSKTGERAEELAEEAHKAIDGVLSGTIVRETETAGHVGKRLLERISESHQEHAPHFTINTGLGFLDELLGPLIPGQLIWIGGRSGMGKSILSGQITTSVARQGIAVCPVLTEMSPDDAESRALQAATAIPSESIQALRLNAEEEERLAQAVYGRDGLPIHYDGGGFDPFDRIRARLKRLTRLQGIRLAIIDHFHDMTPIDPRKSDAEQKNELAKKLKELAKDLQIPIIVFAQAKRWEPMGGVIKAYKDIPWPNIQMFQGSAGIEQSADKMVVIHRPEWFLEQFKPASPGEEWQNAMFTWKNKTLLVIPKSRNSQGNRQVSCFFNGPLQRFQYEDPRDEALI; this is translated from the coding sequence TTGTCTGATCATGATACCCGGATGCTGGAAGAGGCCCTGATCGGGGCGCTGCTCAATGACAGCCTGCAATATTATGCCATCTCTGCGGGACTGAAGCCCGAATGCTTCTCTGATCCCCTGTTGGGGGAAGTCTACGGGGTGATTGCCTCCCTGCTGGAGCAGGGCAAGGGGTTGGACGTCAATCTGGTCTGTCATGGCATCAAGACACCGCCCAAGGGCTTTAGCCTCTCTGCGGCCCTGTTGCGCTTTGCCAAGGATACCGGCGGCGGTTCCTTCATTGAGGATTATGCCGGCGAGATCATCGAAGGCCATCGCCTGCGCAAGCTGGATGCGGCGGCCGCAAAGATTGCCACCATGAGCAAGACAGGGGAGCGGGCTGAGGAGTTAGCCGAAGAGGCCCATAAGGCGATTGACGGGGTTCTGTCGGGGACCATTGTGCGGGAGACAGAGACAGCGGGCCATGTGGGTAAACGTCTATTGGAGCGGATCTCGGAAAGCCATCAGGAGCATGCGCCCCACTTTACCATCAATACCGGCCTTGGCTTCCTTGACGAGTTGCTTGGTCCCCTGATCCCCGGTCAGCTGATCTGGATTGGCGGACGCTCGGGTATGGGCAAGTCGATCCTTTCGGGCCAGATCACCACCAGTGTGGCACGGCAGGGGATTGCGGTCTGTCCGGTCCTTACCGAGATGTCGCCCGATGATGCCGAGAGCCGTGCCCTTCAGGCGGCAACGGCCATACCCTCGGAAAGCATTCAGGCCCTGCGCCTTAATGCAGAAGAAGAGGAGCGCCTTGCACAGGCCGTATATGGGCGGGACGGGTTGCCGATCCATTATGACGGGGGTGGCTTTGATCCCTTTGACCGGATCAGGGCACGCCTTAAACGTCTGACCCGGCTTCAGGGGATCAGGCTGGCCATTATCGACCATTTCCATGACATGACCCCGATTGATCCGCGCAAGAGTGATGCGGAGCAGAAGAACGAGCTGGCCAAGAAGCTCAAGGAGCTGGCCAAAGATCTCCAGATCCCGATCATTGTCTTTGCCCAGGCCAAGCGGTGGGAACCCATGGGCGGGGTCATCAAGGCCTACAAGGATATCCCGTGGCCCAATATCCAGATGTTCCAGGGCTCGGCGGGGATCGAGCAGAGTGCGGACAAGATGGTGGTGATCCACCGTCCCGAATGGTTCCTCGAGCAGTTCAAGCCCGCCTCACCGGGGGAGGAGTGGCAGAATGCGATGTTCACCTGGAAGAACAAGACCCTTCTGGTGATCCCCAAGAGCCGCAACAGTCAGGGTAACCGGCAGGTGAGCTGCTTCTTCAACGGACCGCTGCAGCGCTTCCAGTATGAGGACCCGAGGGATGAGGCCTTGATTTGA
- a CDS encoding terminase small subunit: MVAPKGNRYWAKRRRNGRKPLYETPDQLWRACVKYFEWVEATPLKQEEIIKYRDRYERIELNKMRAMSKKGLCVFLDIDPKTWEGYKTRDEDFFRIITRVEDIIWDQKFTGAAAGILNGNIIARELPLGGKEAEEPEVPERPRPSTQDMAKAIIELMASTKAKKQE, translated from the coding sequence ATGGTGGCGCCGAAGGGAAACAGATATTGGGCCAAGCGCCGCCGGAATGGCCGCAAGCCGCTTTACGAGACGCCGGACCAGCTCTGGCGGGCCTGTGTCAAATACTTCGAGTGGGTGGAAGCAACACCGCTCAAGCAGGAAGAGATCATCAAATACCGGGATCGCTATGAGCGCATCGAACTCAACAAGATGAGGGCCATGAGCAAGAAGGGATTGTGTGTCTTTCTCGACATAGATCCGAAGACCTGGGAAGGTTACAAAACAAGGGATGAAGATTTTTTCCGTATCATAACGCGGGTGGAAGACATCATCTGGGATCAGAAGTTCACCGGCGCTGCTGCAGGCATTCTCAATGGCAATATCATTGCCCGTGAACTCCCCCTTGGCGGCAAGGAAGCCGAAGAGCCCGAAGTCCCCGAGCGCCCGCGTCCCTCAACTCAAGACATGGCCAAGGCCATCATCGAACTCATGGCCAGCACAAAGGCAAAGAAACAGGAGTGA